The Bifidobacterium asteroides genomic interval GAGGATGTTGCCGCCCAGCCGAACCGGCAAAGCTCCCTCCCTCATCATGGCCTGAATCTCCTGATCGGCAATCCCGCCCTCGGGTCCCACAACCACGGCTACGGACGAACCGGCCGGCAGCTTGTTTACACGTTTACGGACCGCATCCCATCCAAGGTCAGCATCCTGGTGCAGTATCAGGACCATACTTCCCTGGTCGGTCGCCTTCCGGCACCAAGAGGCCAGGCCATGGCTGTCCACCTTATTGAGCAGTCGAGGACGGTAGGCCCTCCGGCTCTGCTCGGTCGCGGCATCCAAGGCGGACTGCCAGTGCCGGTCGTTGCGGCCCGGCCGCCATTTGGCTATGGACCGGTCAGCCTGCCAGGGCATGACCTGATCGACTCCGATCTGGGTGGCCATGTCGATGGCCTGCTCGTCCCTGCCGCCCTTGGCCAGGGCCTGGACCAGAATCAGTTCCTGCTCGGGTGGTGCCTGCCGCCCTACTGCGGTGACCTCCACCAGGCCGGTCGAAGCATCCCTGACCAGAGCGCTGATATGCAGTCCGTCTCCGTCGGAAAGATCCAGTTGGTCCCCGTTCTTTAGCCTCATAGAGCCCAGAGCATGGCGACAGATGCGCTCGGGCAGGGTCAGGCGCCAGCCTGTATGGAGCTCATCGCTGGCCAGTGGGGAATCATCGTGGTCGGGATCCAGCAGGAAGAGGGGTGCAGTCATGGTGTTAGGCTACAGCCCGCCGCCGAAAAGCGCTCTTCCGTGACGACACGCTCCCCCAATCGCCCAGTGCGCAATATCGTCTGAGATGCTATGATTATCTCCGTTGCGATTACGCACCTGTCCGGGTGGCGGAATGGTAGACGCGCTAGCTTGAGGTGCTAGTGCCTATATATATACAGGCGTACGGGTTCAACTCCCGTTCCGGACACTCGATTCCACGTCGTTGGGGACTACAGGGATCTCCATCCTGCTCACATACTCATCGAAGTCATTGGACTCATATTCGCCGATGAGGCAGAATTCCAAGGGATCCCCGTCCACACGGTAGCCCATGGTCTTCAGATCTTCCAGCATCTTGCCATGGATCTGTCTGCAGCGGGCAAAACTGCCCACAAAGGTACAGGAGGCATAGGTGCCGGCTTGCAGATCATAATCACCGCTGAACCCCGGATCGGGGCAGTAGAGCAGGATGGCCTTGGGCGGGAACCAGCCCTTGACCGGGCGTGAAGCATCCACTTGATAGCAGGTCAGCGTATTGAGGATCTGCAACGTCTCATGGTGCAGTGCCGTGTAGTGGGCGAATGCAAAGGGTATTCGGTCATAGTCGATCATGTGATCAGACACCAAAGCGCAGTGGCGCAGGGGACGGTGGACGATGACGGTCCGTGCCGGAGATATGGAGGTCATGGCCTGCGTATACTTCTGCAAGCTGCTCAAGAGGCCTCGCTTGATGGAGGCCAAATATCGCATCTGGCTGTCCACATGTTCCACCTCCTCGTCAATCAAGGACAGTGTGGCATCGAAAGTGCGATTGTCCAAGTAGTGTCCGATGCGGTCCAGACTGAAATCCAGCTTCCGAAGGGCCTGAATGACGTTCAGCCGAGCGAAGTCATCTGGTCCATAGAGACGGTAACCATTGACCGGATTGCGACGAGGGACCACCAGCCCGATCTGCTCATAGTAATACAAGGTCTCGGTCGTGATGTCATACAAGCGCGCCGTCTGACGGATGGTGTAGCCCTCCTCCATCAGGCTTGCTGTTTCGTCAGCCTTGACTTCCATAACTACCTCCTGCAAGGGTCTGGTCCGACCCTAAGGTTTTTCATGCCCCTCTCACCTTGACCTTTTATGGACGCAATCCATCATATCAGCCTGGAAGCCTTGCACTGCAAGGGTTTTGCCCTCTACCTACATCTTCAGATTCAAACTTCCGCAATGACTGTTTGCTCGATTTGACCCTCGCCTGACACCAGGCCATAGGGTGAAATTCATCCAGGGTCGACGGGGACACAACCGCCGACCGAGCACTACCTCGCGGAAAGGAAAATCATGCCAACCGTCACCACAGAATTTGGCACCTACCATGGCATCACCACCCCTCAGGGGACCGTCGCCTACTTGGGCATCCCCTACGCCAAGCCTCCCGTCGGCTCCCGACGCTGGAAGGCCCCGGAACATCTGGATCCTGAGCACCGGGACTACGACTGCACCCACTTCGGGGATTCCGCCCTGCAGAAGTACGACCCGGTCATGTATGCCTCCCGCCGTCAGCAGAGCGAGAACTGCCTGAGCCTGAACGTCTGGGTCGGCCATGAGGGGGCCCAAAAGCTGCCCGTCATGGTCTTCATCCACGGCGGAGCTTACGTGGAGGGCGGTTCGTCCGACCCCATGTATGACGGAAGCAACTTCACCAAGCGCAACGATGTTGTCTATGTCACCATCAACTACCGGGTCAACCTCTTCGGGTACATGAACCTGGCAGGACTGCCCGGAGGCGACGAATACCGGCAGTCAGGCTATCTAGGGCTCATGGACCAGGTGGCTGCCCTGCAGTGGGTCCAGGAGAACATCGCTGCCTTCGGCGGAGATCCTGACCGGGTCACCCTCTTTGGCGAATCCTGCGGTTCGGGCTCCACCATGCTGCTGACCGTCGCCCCAGCCGCCAAGGGACTCTTCCAAAGGGCCATTGGCGAATCCGGCCCCATCCAGCTCTACAACACCCCGGAATCCACGGCTCCCTATGCCCAGGAATTCATGGAGATGATGGGCTGCAAGACTGCCCAGGAGCTGGCGGCCCTGCCCGTCGGCGACATCATGATGAAGTTCACCGGAGATTTCTTCGCCAAGCATATCCATGAGATCTCGTTGATCTTCGCTCCCACCACCGACGGCGACTACCTTCCGGCCAAGCCTCTCCAGGCATTCAAGGACGGTGCCGCAAAGGACGTGGAGATCATGCTGGGCTGCAACGCCGACGAGTTCGCTTACTGGAAGCTCTACTTCAAGGACTTCGCCAACGAAATGCCCGACTTCTGGCACCACCAGGCCATTTTCCACTTTGACGGCAAGCTGGACTCCGAGCGCTACGAGAAGCTTTGGGAGCAGGCTCACCCCGGAGAAGACCCCGCCGAGCGCTATCTGGAGTACACCAACCAGATCGGCTTCAGGGTTGGCACCAACCTCATGTGCGAGTACCAGTCCAAGTACAACACCGTCTACCAGTATTTGTTCACCTACGCCTCCAAGATCCCCGGCATGGGCTCCTGCCATGCCATTGAGCTGCCCTTCGTGCTGCATAACACCCAGCGGCCTGACCTGCCCGAGACCTTGACCGGCGAGGTACCGCCCATGCACCTGTCAGATGAGATGAACGACGCCTGGTGCTCCTTCGCAACCACCGGCCGTCCTGTCAGCGGCGCCGGGGATGCCTGGGAGTCCTACAGCGTCGACCATCCAGACACCATGGTCATCGACGAGAACGGCTGGAAGCTGCGCCGCGACGTCAACAAGGAGAACATCGACCTGCTTCGGCCGGCATTCGAGGAGTGCCTGCTGGACGGAGACCGTCACTAGGCCGCCTGTTCCACGTAAATCGTGGAGGGAGAGAACATGAATACTCGAAAATCATCCAATTACCGCTGGGTCATCGCGGCCGTGGTCTGCCTGATCGGCATTCTGTCCAACTACATGCAGTACCAGATATCCGCCCTTGCGGTCTACCTGATGCCCATGCTGCACATCGACCAGGCCGGATTCTCGACCCTGCTGCTCATGCCCATGCTGACCGCAGTATTCCTCAGCATCCCCATGGGCACCATCGGTGACCGTGTCGGCCCCAAGAAGGTAGTGCTGACCGGTCTGGCCATCGCCGTGGTCGGCGCCTACATCAGGACCTTCGGCCTCAACTTCCCCTTGCAGATGCTCTCGATGTTCCTGTTGGGGGCTGGCATCGCTGCCCTCAACGCCAACCTGGTCAAGATCTTCAGCGTCTGGTTCGGCGATCAGACGCAGATCGCCATGGGATTCTTCTACGGCTCGGCCGGCATCGGGGTCATCCTGGCCCAGATGGTTGCTCCCCGGTTCTCGGTGCGCACCTCCTATCTGAGCGCAGCCATCATCCTGACCGTGGCAAGCCTGCTCTGGGTCTTCCTGATTCGTGACGCTCCTGAAGGAGTGCAGCTGCCGCCAGCCACCGATTCTCCGCTCAAGTACTTCAATGTCGCGGCAAGGAGCCGCAATGTCTGGCTGATCGCCCTCTGCTACGGCTGCTCCATGGCCGCGTCCACCGCCTTCGCTGGATTCATTCCCCAGACGCTGATCAACAACAACGGCTTCAACAAGACCTCAGCCGGTCTGGTTGCCTCTGCAGCTGCCTTGGGATCCATCGCAGGATCCATCATCGGACCCATGATCAGCTCTCGTCTGGGCAAGTGGAAGGGCTACCTCTTCGCCACCATTCTGGTGGGTACTGCACTCATGGTCTACTTCTGGGCGGTGGTGCTTATGCTGAAGAAGGCCCCGGTCGTGGGTCTGCTCTGCTGCATCATGTTTGTTTCGGGCGCCTTCGGTGCCATAAACGGCCCCATCGTCCAGGCTATGCCCTTCGCCCTGCCTGAGATTCGCGGCAAGTATGCCGGAAGCGCCGGCGGTCTGGTCAGCACTGTTGGCCTTCTCTGCGCCTTCCTGCTGCCCATCATCATCTCCTCGGTCAGCAAGGGCAACTACGTGCTCAACCTGGGACTGGAAAGCATGATCTTCCTGCTCTCCGATGTCTTCGTTCTGCTCCTGCCCGAGCTCGGCCCTCAAGGCGAGATCGCCAAGCGCATCGCTGCCTCCGACCGTCAGGCTGCAGAAGAGAAGAAGTGATAGCTTAGCAGAGCTGAAACTCCGACTGCCTTAGGCGGCGCGACCGTATGTTTTCGGTTGCGCCGCCTATGCTGTTGTCAGAACGAGAAGGAGGAGCGGCAGGCGTGCTCAGGGTGAACATCGACTCCATAGAGGATGACAGAATCGAGGCCTACACCAGGCTGACCGAGCCTCAGCTGCGCAATCGTCTGGAGCCAGCCAAGGGCCTGTTCATCGCCGAGTCCCCCAAGGTCATCGCCCGCGCCCTGGATGCCGGGGTCGAGCCCATCTCCTTCCTGGTGGAAGAGCCCTGGCTGGAGGGGATGCGCCCCATGTTCGACCAGGTGGACGCAAGCTTCGGGCCCAACGTCCCTGTCTATGTGGCCAGCCCCGCACAGCTCAAGGCCATCACCGGCTACCGGCTGCATCGGGGCGCGCTTGCCGCCATGAGACGCTGGCCCCTGCCAACCGTGGAGCAGATCTGCCGCTCGGCAAAGCGGGTGGCCGTCATGGAAAACATTGTAGACCACACCAACATTGGCGCCCTGATGCGTTCGGCGGCAGCCCTGCAGGTGGATGCGGTCCTGGTCACTCCCTCCTGCTCCGACCCTCTTTACCGCAGGGCCGCACGGGTCTCCATGGGCACGGTCTTTCAGGTTCCATGGACCAGGATTGGCGGCGACGACATCCACGCCTGGCCCGACCAGGGTATGAGCCAGCTGCATGATCTGGGCTTCACCACGGCGGCCATGGCCCTGAACCGGGACGCCATCAGCCTGGATGAGCTGGCGGAACGGCTAAGGCCAGGTCCGGACCGGATCAATCGCCTGGCCCTCATATTCGGTACCGAAGGCGACGGGCTGAGCCACAGAACCATCGCCCGGGCGGACCTGACTGTGCGCATCCCCATGAGCCACGACGTGGACAGCCTGAATGTGGCTGCCTCAAGTGCCGTGGCCTTCTACGCGACCAGACCCGAACAGGCTGGCTGAGCCTTGCCAGCTGCACAAACAGGCAAACCTTGGCATCAGGCATCTTCGAGTATCGGGCAGCTGCGGAAAGTCGGGCAAACCTGACGCAATCAGCGCTCTTGGGAGACGGCCTGCGAATCCTCATGAATGTAGTCGTCCGGGTCGATAGTCCCCCGCCAGCGGCCGATGGCCTTGAGTCCGTGGTACATGACCAGCGTTGCCACAGAGCCGATGGCGATGCCGTTGAAGCTGACCCCGGCCACAGCAAAAGTGAAGTCCGCGATGCCCACGATCATGACGACGGCGCCCACGGTCATGTTGACGGACTTGCCGAAGTCCACCTTGTTTTCCACCCAGATGCGGATGCCCAGCATGCCGATCATGCCGTAGAGCATGGTGGTGACCCCGCCCAGAACGCCAGTGGGAATGGTGTTGATGATGGCCCCGAACTTGGGGCAGAGGGAGAGCAGGAAGGCGAAGATTGCGGCGCACCAGTAGGCGGCCGTGGAGTAGACCTTGGTGGCGGCCATGACGCCGATGTTCTCCGCGTATGTGGTGGTGCCCGAGCCTCCGCCCAGCCCGGCCAGCGTGGTGCCCAGACCGTCGGCCATCAGGGCGGTGCCGATCTGGTCGTCATAATCGCGG includes:
- a CDS encoding 16S rRNA (uracil(1498)-N(3))-methyltransferase, whose protein sequence is MTAPLFLLDPDHDDSPLASDELHTGWRLTLPERICRHALGSMRLKNGDQLDLSDGDGLHISALVRDASTGLVEVTAVGRQAPPEQELILVQALAKGGRDEQAIDMATQIGVDQVMPWQADRSIAKWRPGRNDRHWQSALDAATEQSRRAYRPRLLNKVDSHGLASWCRKATDQGSMVLILHQDADLGWDAVRKRVNKLPAGSSVAVVVGPEGGIADQEIQAMMREGALPVRLGGNILRASLAGPVALTLLADMMGRWQSAAPEPSA
- a CDS encoding MerR family transcriptional regulator gives rise to the protein MEVKADETASLMEEGYTIRQTARLYDITTETLYYYEQIGLVVPRRNPVNGYRLYGPDDFARLNVIQALRKLDFSLDRIGHYLDNRTFDATLSLIDEEVEHVDSQMRYLASIKRGLLSSLQKYTQAMTSISPARTVIVHRPLRHCALVSDHMIDYDRIPFAFAHYTALHHETLQILNTLTCYQVDASRPVKGWFPPKAILLYCPDPGFSGDYDLQAGTYASCTFVGSFARCRQIHGKMLEDLKTMGYRVDGDPLEFCLIGEYESNDFDEYVSRMEIPVVPNDVESSVRNGS
- a CDS encoding MFS transporter; this encodes MNTRKSSNYRWVIAAVVCLIGILSNYMQYQISALAVYLMPMLHIDQAGFSTLLLMPMLTAVFLSIPMGTIGDRVGPKKVVLTGLAIAVVGAYIRTFGLNFPLQMLSMFLLGAGIAALNANLVKIFSVWFGDQTQIAMGFFYGSAGIGVILAQMVAPRFSVRTSYLSAAIILTVASLLWVFLIRDAPEGVQLPPATDSPLKYFNVAARSRNVWLIALCYGCSMAASTAFAGFIPQTLINNNGFNKTSAGLVASAAALGSIAGSIIGPMISSRLGKWKGYLFATILVGTALMVYFWAVVLMLKKAPVVGLLCCIMFVSGAFGAINGPIVQAMPFALPEIRGKYAGSAGGLVSTVGLLCAFLLPIIISSVSKGNYVLNLGLESMIFLLSDVFVLLLPELGPQGEIAKRIAASDRQAAEEKK
- a CDS encoding TrmH family RNA methyltransferase gives rise to the protein MLRVNIDSIEDDRIEAYTRLTEPQLRNRLEPAKGLFIAESPKVIARALDAGVEPISFLVEEPWLEGMRPMFDQVDASFGPNVPVYVASPAQLKAITGYRLHRGALAAMRRWPLPTVEQICRSAKRVAVMENIVDHTNIGALMRSAAALQVDAVLVTPSCSDPLYRRAARVSMGTVFQVPWTRIGGDDIHAWPDQGMSQLHDLGFTTAAMALNRDAISLDELAERLRPGPDRINRLALIFGTEGDGLSHRTIARADLTVRIPMSHDVDSLNVAASSAVAFYATRPEQAG
- a CDS encoding carboxylesterase/lipase family protein, with the translated sequence MPTVTTEFGTYHGITTPQGTVAYLGIPYAKPPVGSRRWKAPEHLDPEHRDYDCTHFGDSALQKYDPVMYASRRQQSENCLSLNVWVGHEGAQKLPVMVFIHGGAYVEGGSSDPMYDGSNFTKRNDVVYVTINYRVNLFGYMNLAGLPGGDEYRQSGYLGLMDQVAALQWVQENIAAFGGDPDRVTLFGESCGSGSTMLLTVAPAAKGLFQRAIGESGPIQLYNTPESTAPYAQEFMEMMGCKTAQELAALPVGDIMMKFTGDFFAKHIHEISLIFAPTTDGDYLPAKPLQAFKDGAAKDVEIMLGCNADEFAYWKLYFKDFANEMPDFWHHQAIFHFDGKLDSERYEKLWEQAHPGEDPAERYLEYTNQIGFRVGTNLMCEYQSKYNTVYQYLFTYASKIPGMGSCHAIELPFVLHNTQRPDLPETLTGEVPPMHLSDEMNDAWCSFATTGRPVSGAGDAWESYSVDHPDTMVIDENGWKLRRDVNKENIDLLRPAFEECLLDGDRH